The following coding sequences are from one Deinococcus apachensis DSM 19763 window:
- a CDS encoding flavin reductase family protein — translation MTSPVSEGIPPYEFRQTLGRFASGVTVVTATDGEERRGMTASAFVSVSLTPPLILVSVDHRAGMHALLSREDVTRFGVSILSSTQRHLSDHFSGKPGPEEAVPWFLHEGLPLIGGSVAQLVCRKQEATPAGDHTLYLGLVEYARYTDDDPLLYFRGQYHELG, via the coding sequence ATGACCTCCCCCGTTTCCGAAGGTATTCCCCCCTATGAATTCCGGCAGACGCTGGGCCGCTTCGCCAGCGGTGTGACGGTGGTCACGGCCACGGACGGCGAGGAGCGGCGGGGCATGACGGCGAGCGCCTTCGTGTCGGTCAGCCTCACGCCGCCGCTGATCCTGGTGAGCGTGGACCACCGCGCCGGAATGCATGCCCTGCTCTCGCGGGAGGACGTGACGCGCTTCGGCGTCAGCATCCTGAGCAGCACCCAGCGCCACCTCAGCGACCATTTCTCTGGCAAGCCCGGCCCCGAGGAGGCGGTGCCCTGGTTCCTCCACGAGGGCCTGCCCCTGATCGGCGGCAGCGTGGCGCAACTCGTCTGCCGCAAGCAGGAGGCCACCCCGGCGGGCGACCATACCCTCTATCTGGGGTTGGTCGAGTACGCCCGCTACACCGACGACGATCCCCTCCTGTACTTCCGCGGCCAGTACCACGAGCTGGGGTGA
- a CDS encoding ABC transporter ATP-binding protein → MTVPVSPAPPSPSVTRRLYGLLVPYRRTIALGLVLLVGSVAAELYPPLVWIKVVDKGLPARDFTYIAWQLALLVAVFGLQQLLSAWRGLLLERAGQQLTLDLRLAVYRKLQGQSAAYFESQRTGDLIARVTGDVDGLQDVLVRGTDTVLANALRLVGVAAIFIALQPLLGFLVILPMLAVGLMLSRYAKTVRPAYRAARTRLGDLSALITDRLAGIRVVQGFAREGAELRRVEALGRELYDVQVRAVALRNQAFPLARFVANFGNVIMLGGGVLFILAGRFTLGGLLAYRGYGRYFYGPIDDLVNIGDLLQRAEASGRRVFEVLDAPVSVAERPGAWPLPEPVRGEVRFEAVTFGYDPARPVLEDVILTIPAGQRVAVLGESGAGKSTLLSLVTRGYDPLSGRVLLDGVDVRDVTLESLRTHAVTMPQDTFLFHDAVLENVRYARPEASLEEVEDALRAAHALDFVQALPQGLNTVVGERGVRLSGGQRQRLAIARTLLARPAVLLLDEPTSAVDAESEALVVAALGDLMRGRTALIVTHRLSLARGADRVIVIEGGRVVEDGPPAVLRTRNGAYAALERAAQQLDGTLPDTSPDGTALNAVSTRGSSPR, encoded by the coding sequence GTGACAGTCCCCGTGTCCCCGGCACCCCCTTCCCCCAGCGTCACCCGCCGCCTCTACGGCCTGCTCGTCCCCTACCGGCGGACCATTGCGCTGGGGCTGGTGCTGCTGGTGGGGAGCGTGGCGGCCGAGCTGTACCCGCCGCTGGTGTGGATCAAGGTGGTGGACAAGGGCCTGCCCGCGCGGGATTTTACCTACATTGCCTGGCAACTCGCGCTGCTGGTGGCGGTGTTCGGGCTTCAGCAACTTCTCTCCGCGTGGCGGGGCCTGCTGCTGGAGCGGGCCGGGCAGCAGCTCACGCTCGACCTGCGGCTCGCCGTGTACCGCAAGCTCCAGGGGCAGTCGGCGGCGTACTTCGAGTCGCAGCGCACCGGGGACCTGATCGCGCGGGTGACGGGCGACGTGGACGGCCTTCAGGACGTGCTCGTGCGCGGGACGGACACGGTCCTGGCGAATGCGCTCCGGCTCGTCGGGGTAGCGGCCATCTTCATCGCGCTGCAACCGCTGCTGGGTTTTCTCGTCATCCTGCCCATGCTCGCGGTCGGGCTGATGCTCTCGCGGTACGCGAAGACGGTGCGGCCCGCCTACCGGGCGGCGCGGACGCGGCTGGGGGACCTCAGCGCCCTGATCACCGACCGCCTTGCAGGCATCCGGGTGGTGCAGGGCTTCGCGCGGGAGGGGGCGGAGCTGCGGCGGGTGGAGGCCCTGGGTCGCGAGCTGTACGACGTGCAGGTGCGGGCGGTCGCCCTGCGAAACCAGGCCTTCCCCCTCGCGCGCTTCGTGGCGAACTTCGGCAACGTGATCATGCTGGGGGGCGGGGTGCTGTTCATCCTGGCGGGGCGCTTCACGCTGGGCGGGCTGCTCGCGTACCGGGGCTACGGGCGCTACTTCTACGGCCCCATCGACGACCTCGTGAACATCGGCGACCTCCTCCAGCGGGCGGAGGCGAGCGGGCGCCGGGTCTTCGAGGTGCTGGACGCCCCGGTGAGCGTCGCCGAGCGGCCCGGCGCGTGGCCCCTCCCCGAACCCGTGCGCGGCGAGGTGCGGTTCGAGGCCGTGACCTTCGGCTATGACCCCGCCCGCCCCGTGCTGGAGGACGTGATCCTGACCATCCCCGCTGGGCAGCGGGTGGCGGTCCTGGGCGAGTCCGGCGCGGGCAAGAGCACCCTGCTCAGCCTGGTAACCCGGGGATACGACCCCCTCTCCGGGCGGGTCCTGCTCGACGGGGTGGATGTACGCGACGTGACCCTGGAAAGCCTGCGGACGCACGCCGTCACCATGCCGCAGGACACCTTCCTCTTCCACGACGCGGTGCTGGAGAACGTGCGCTACGCCCGGCCGGAGGCTTCTCTGGAGGAGGTCGAGGACGCCCTGCGCGCCGCCCACGCCCTCGATTTCGTGCAGGCGCTGCCACAGGGGCTGAATACCGTCGTTGGTGAGCGCGGGGTGCGGCTCTCCGGTGGCCAGCGCCAACGCCTCGCCATCGCCCGGACGCTCCTCGCCCGGCCCGCCGTTCTGCTCCTCGACGAGCCGACGAGCGCCGTGGACGCCGAGAGCGAGGCGCTGGTGGTCGCCGCCCTGGGTGACCTGATGCGTGGGCGCACGGCCCTGATTGTGACCCACCGCCTCAGCCTGGCGCGCGGGGCTGACCGCGTCATCGTCATCGAGGGGGGGCGGGTGGTCGAGGACGGTCCTCCCGCTGTCCTGCGAACCCGAAACGGGGCCTACGCGGCGCTGGAACGCGCGGCGCAGCAACTCGACGGCACCCTTCCCGACACTTCCCCCGACGGAACCGCCCTCAACGCGGTGTCAACGCGCGGATCATCGCCCAGGTGA
- the csaB gene encoding polysaccharide pyruvyl transferase CsaB — protein MRVAVSGYYGFGNTGDEAIALAITRQLKKQGATPLLLSNTPEETARAYGCESAARMRPAALLGALARSQVVLSGGGGLLQDRTSGRTLTYYLGVIRAARLLGKRVVVFNQSVGPLSEEGGRRVAAALKGVRVIVRDRGSLDTLRGLGIEGELGGDPALLLSPTPNLTRDPDRVIVAPRGDVTDATEGLRTVVGRLRDRGRRVTALSFMPDHDDEAARNLGADDVLSTRDPQVALDAIVEAGFVVGVRLHAVILAAAAGVPFLGIAYDPKVAGFCADAGAPAHPTALDPETVCFQARSRTAPDWTAVAEMKARAERSFTRALER, from the coding sequence GTGAGGGTCGCCGTCAGCGGCTACTACGGCTTCGGCAACACGGGGGACGAGGCGATCGCGCTGGCAATCACCCGGCAATTGAAGAAACAGGGGGCCACACCCCTCCTCCTTTCCAATACACCTGAGGAAACCGCCCGCGCCTATGGCTGCGAGAGCGCCGCCCGGATGCGGCCTGCCGCGCTGCTGGGCGCGCTGGCCCGTTCGCAGGTCGTGCTGTCGGGCGGGGGCGGCCTGCTCCAGGACCGGACGAGTGGGCGCACCCTCACCTACTACCTGGGGGTGATCCGGGCGGCGCGGCTGCTCGGCAAGCGAGTAGTCGTGTTCAACCAGAGCGTCGGCCCACTCAGCGAGGAGGGAGGGCGGCGGGTGGCGGCGGCCTTGAAGGGCGTGCGGGTGATCGTGCGTGACCGGGGCAGCCTCGACACGCTGCGGGGACTGGGGATCGAGGGGGAACTCGGCGGCGATCCGGCCCTGCTCCTCTCCCCCACCCCGAATCTCACGCGCGACCCCGACCGGGTGATCGTGGCGCCGCGCGGGGACGTGACCGACGCGACCGAGGGGCTGCGAACGGTGGTGGGACGGCTGCGTGACCGGGGCCGCCGAGTGACCGCCCTGAGTTTCATGCCCGACCACGACGACGAGGCGGCGCGGAACCTGGGCGCCGACGACGTGTTGAGCACCCGGGACCCACAGGTGGCCCTCGACGCCATTGTGGAGGCGGGCTTCGTGGTCGGGGTGCGGCTGCACGCGGTCATCCTCGCCGCCGCCGCCGGGGTGCCCTTCCTGGGCATCGCCTACGACCCCAAGGTGGCGGGCTTTTGCGCGGACGCGGGCGCCCCCGCCCACCCGACGGCCCTCGACCCCGAGACGGTCTGCTTCCAGGCCCGCAGCCGCACGGCCCCAGACTGGACCGCCGTGGCCGAGATGAAGGCGCGGGCGGAGCGAAGCTTCACGCGGGCGCTGGAGCGGTAG
- the udk gene encoding uridine kinase codes for MTSPFVIGVAGGSGSGKTTVTRRVIETVGAQGVAVLNQDNYYRAQDDIPFEARLKTNYDHPAAFDWTLLREQLDALLSGVPIDMPEYDFTQHTRSAQTTRILPAPVVVLEGFFALYDPDLRERMHLKVFVDADADVRFIRRLLRDTQERGRTPESVIHQYLEFVRPMHLSFVEPTKRYADVIIPHGGMNEPALDMLAARIRTTI; via the coding sequence ATGACCTCCCCCTTCGTCATCGGCGTGGCGGGCGGTTCGGGAAGCGGCAAGACGACCGTGACCCGGCGGGTGATCGAGACGGTGGGGGCGCAGGGGGTGGCGGTCCTGAATCAGGACAACTACTACCGGGCGCAGGACGACATCCCCTTCGAGGCGCGGCTGAAGACCAATTACGACCACCCAGCGGCCTTCGACTGGACACTGCTGCGCGAGCAACTGGACGCGCTGCTCTCGGGCGTGCCCATCGATATGCCGGAATACGACTTCACCCAACACACCCGCTCGGCCCAGACGACCCGGATACTCCCCGCGCCCGTCGTGGTGTTGGAGGGCTTCTTCGCCCTGTACGACCCGGACCTGCGCGAGCGGATGCACCTCAAGGTCTTCGTGGACGCCGACGCCGACGTGCGCTTCATCCGCCGCCTGCTGCGCGACACCCAGGAGCGGGGGCGCACCCCGGAGAGCGTGATTCACCAGTACCTGGAGTTCGTGCGGCCCATGCACCTGAGCTTCGTGGAGCCGACCAAGCGGTACGCGGACGTGATCATCCCGCACGGGGGCATGAACGAGCCCGCGCTCGACATGCTCGCCGCCCGCATCCGCACGACGATCTGA
- a CDS encoding PaaI family thioesterase: MTLHPDLNLPAPEELDLLTPEELAARLVSLSGTLRERLGIQMLTATRERLTARMPVEGNRQPAGRLHGGASLALAEELASIGSWLNLDTRRQVAVGVDVNGTHVRGVMGGFVTAEATLAYRGRSVLVWTVEVRDERGRTTTLARCTCNVVTHGGD; this comes from the coding sequence ATGACCCTGCACCCCGACCTGAACCTGCCCGCCCCCGAGGAACTGGACCTGCTGACGCCGGAGGAACTCGCCGCGCGGCTCGTCAGCCTCTCGGGCACGCTGAGGGAGCGGTTGGGCATTCAGATGCTGACGGCGACCCGTGAGCGCCTGACCGCCCGCATGCCCGTCGAGGGCAACCGCCAGCCCGCCGGAAGGCTCCACGGCGGCGCGAGCCTCGCCCTGGCGGAGGAACTGGCGAGCATCGGCAGTTGGCTCAATCTGGACACGCGGCGGCAGGTTGCCGTCGGGGTGGATGTCAACGGCACTCACGTTCGGGGCGTGATGGGCGGCTTTGTGACGGCTGAGGCTACCCTTGCCTACCGGGGCCGCAGCGTGCTGGTCTGGACGGTCGAGGTGCGCGACGAGCGGGGCCGGACGACAACCCTGGCGCGCTGCACCTGCAATGTGGTGACGCATGGGGGGGATTGA
- a CDS encoding CobW family GTP-binding protein produces the protein MTGSLPAPDERIPVVVIGGFLGAGKTTLVNHLIRSLPHRLGVIVNEFGATGVDGGLIERLQDDVTELTAGCLCCTGRDDLLRSLVTIGMREQKPDAVLVELSGVADPTSVLTTLLERSVRAAFRVTTLVAVVDARHALQTLQDHPEAARQLAYANVIVLNKTDLADPALQGHAEGVLRGVNPLARIVRVERGQIDAGALLARDDFDPRMLEDAEPVRHTPGLTSFTLRAGSPLDPYRWQRFMTDFILSRPAEVLRVKGFLSLHGYPQRILFQAVRDLFTADAWDEADGRTELVFIGRGLDRAEYAAAFAGCGVEVAT, from the coding sequence ATGACTGGTTCCCTTCCCGCCCCCGATGAGCGTATTCCCGTCGTGGTGATCGGCGGCTTCCTGGGGGCGGGCAAGACCACGCTCGTCAACCACCTGATCCGCTCGCTGCCTCACCGGCTGGGCGTGATCGTGAACGAGTTTGGAGCTACGGGCGTGGACGGCGGCCTGATTGAGCGGCTTCAGGACGACGTGACCGAGCTGACCGCGGGTTGCTTGTGCTGCACGGGACGGGACGACCTGCTGCGTTCGCTGGTGACCATCGGTATGCGCGAGCAGAAGCCGGACGCCGTCCTCGTCGAACTCAGCGGGGTGGCCGATCCGACGTCCGTGCTGACCACGCTGCTGGAACGCTCCGTGCGCGCGGCCTTCCGCGTGACCACCCTCGTCGCCGTGGTGGATGCCCGGCACGCCCTCCAGACCCTGCAAGACCATCCCGAGGCGGCGCGGCAACTCGCCTACGCGAACGTGATCGTGCTGAACAAGACCGACCTCGCCGACCCGGCCCTCCAGGGGCACGCCGAGGGGGTGTTGCGCGGCGTGAATCCCCTCGCCCGGATCGTGCGGGTGGAGCGCGGGCAGATTGACGCGGGGGCCCTCCTCGCCCGCGACGACTTCGACCCGCGCATGCTGGAGGACGCGGAGCCGGTGCGGCACACCCCCGGCCTGACCTCCTTCACCCTGCGCGCGGGCTCGCCCCTCGATCCCTACCGCTGGCAGCGCTTCATGACCGACTTCATCCTCTCGCGCCCCGCCGAGGTGCTGCGCGTGAAGGGCTTCCTGAGCCTGCACGGTTACCCGCAGCGCATTCTCTTCCAGGCCGTGCGCGACCTCTTCACCGCTGACGCCTGGGACGAGGCGGACGGGAGGACCGAACTGGTCTTCATCGGGCGGGGCCTGGACCGGGCGGAGTACGCGGCGGCATTCGCCGGATGCGGGGTGGAAGTGGCGACCTGA
- a CDS encoding DUF5693 family protein — MSPVTEPNPTRPPLSARPPSGPLVAPATPAPPPTRHRLTVPLLAVILLSLIPALVLAWQRVQFEQAQKTVALVMDYPAMAVQAQRVGLTPQQLLDRYKALGVNGAAVYDDVIGNLVQRGEIYEKRGADLAAENPGSGANPQWVYLRSLKPGVAEALPQRYTIPTREVTIAGQKWVGWPTDPDFLPAGPPRDILASLKAQGMVIVYRPYDDEALREPGADWPAVPFVAFTGDEVIGARTPERLEKIDERLGNRLPAIIENSEQLGLDTLVETHGGARMFALNPSWQNRIGPEATASKYALAARERGQRLLYLRPFPTVYETEQFLRRTSDLLQRSGVKVGDPVVRPFQPNDTLRVLSLFGPLAALVLLGLSFPLPRLGLAVAGLAALAAVGLNGGRPFESAALIAAITFPALGLVLRRSKVTDWFLATGLSLVGVLFVSALGANRDSVLGLEPFRGVGLTLLVPLVFVGLSFLPRQDIRQTARDLYHTPLRLGDIAVMALGLAVFALVFLRRGNTSSVGVSSTEAQVRQDLQDTIIRPRFKELAGHPLAIVGLSGVLPGYFSLLLILGGVIGQASILNTFSHFHTPLLISAARCFIGLGVGLLLGLIAIPVLNYALRLWTTFGTRRPVREREVQA; from the coding sequence ATGTCTCCCGTGACCGAGCCGAACCCGACCCGCCCGCCCCTGTCTGCCCGGCCCCCCTCCGGCCCGCTTGTGGCCCCCGCGACCCCCGCACCGCCGCCCACCCGCCACCGCCTGACCGTGCCGCTGCTCGCGGTGATCCTGCTGTCGCTGATCCCGGCGCTCGTGCTCGCGTGGCAGCGGGTGCAGTTCGAGCAGGCACAGAAGACGGTCGCGCTCGTGATGGACTACCCCGCGATGGCGGTACAGGCGCAGCGGGTGGGCCTGACGCCGCAGCAGCTCCTGGACCGCTACAAGGCGCTCGGCGTGAACGGCGCGGCGGTGTACGACGACGTGATCGGCAACCTGGTGCAGCGCGGCGAGATCTACGAGAAGCGGGGCGCCGACCTCGCCGCCGAGAACCCCGGCTCGGGTGCGAACCCGCAGTGGGTGTACCTGCGCTCCCTCAAGCCGGGCGTGGCCGAGGCCCTGCCGCAGCGCTACACCATCCCCACCCGCGAGGTCACGATTGCCGGGCAGAAGTGGGTGGGCTGGCCGACCGACCCCGACTTCCTGCCCGCCGGGCCGCCCCGGGACATCCTCGCCAGTCTGAAGGCGCAGGGCATGGTGATCGTCTACCGCCCCTACGACGACGAGGCGCTGCGCGAGCCGGGCGCCGACTGGCCCGCCGTGCCCTTCGTGGCCTTTACCGGCGACGAGGTGATCGGGGCCCGGACGCCGGAGCGCCTGGAGAAGATTGACGAGCGGCTGGGGAACCGCCTGCCCGCGATCATCGAGAACTCGGAGCAGCTCGGCCTGGACACGCTGGTCGAGACGCACGGCGGCGCGCGGATGTTCGCCCTCAACCCGAGCTGGCAAAATCGCATCGGGCCGGAGGCGACCGCGAGCAAGTACGCCCTGGCGGCCCGCGAGCGCGGCCAGCGCCTGCTGTACCTGCGCCCCTTCCCGACCGTGTACGAGACCGAGCAGTTCCTGAGGCGCACCTCCGACCTCCTCCAGCGCTCGGGGGTGAAGGTCGGCGACCCGGTGGTTCGGCCCTTCCAGCCCAACGACACGCTGCGCGTTCTGAGCCTTTTCGGCCCGCTCGCCGCGCTCGTGCTGCTGGGCCTGAGCTTTCCGCTGCCCCGGCTGGGGCTGGCGGTGGCGGGGCTGGCCGCCCTCGCCGCGGTGGGGCTCAACGGCGGACGGCCCTTCGAGAGTGCTGCGCTGATCGCCGCCATCACCTTCCCGGCGCTGGGCCTCGTGCTGCGCCGCTCGAAGGTCACCGACTGGTTCCTGGCGACGGGCCTCTCGCTGGTCGGCGTGCTGTTCGTCTCGGCGCTGGGGGCCAACCGGGACAGCGTGCTGGGGCTGGAGCCCTTCCGGGGCGTGGGCCTGACCCTCCTCGTGCCGCTGGTGTTCGTGGGCCTGAGCTTCCTGCCGCGTCAGGACATCCGTCAGACGGCGCGCGACCTCTACCACACGCCGCTGCGCCTGGGCGACATCGCGGTGATGGCGCTGGGGCTGGCCGTCTTCGCGCTGGTGTTCCTGCGGCGGGGGAACACCAGCTCGGTGGGCGTGAGCAGCACCGAGGCGCAGGTGCGGCAGGACCTCCAGGACACGATCATCCGCCCGCGCTTCAAGGAACTCGCCGGGCACCCGCTCGCCATCGTGGGCCTGAGCGGCGTGCTGCCCGGCTACTTCAGCCTGCTGCTGATCCTGGGCGGCGTGATCGGGCAGGCCAGCATCCTGAACACCTTCTCGCACTTCCACACCCCGCTGCTGATCAGCGCGGCCCGCTGCTTCATCGGGCTGGGGGTGGGCCTGCTGCTGGGCCTGATCGCCATTCCGGTCCTGAACTACGCCCTGCGCCTGTGGACCACCTTCGGCACCCGCCGCCCGGTCCGCGAGCGCGAGGTGCAGGCGTGA
- a CDS encoding family 10 glycosylhydrolase has product MKTFSLPRLVTLLAPTLSVLALAPLAAAEVTAPVTTPVVPAPATPVAPAPAVPTPATTAPVIAAPVTAAPPPAVPVPAPAAPVVVPTPPISTLRGLWVDAFGPGLKTRAQVAQVVEEAAALGVNTLFVQAIRRGDCLCLHSSLPPVTDADFEKNFDPLTIVTRLAHARGMRVIAWVSVTGAVNAKVPNKNPQHVARLHGPNAGAASWLSRRPDGSWQEGLDGWLDPAIPAAADFMVAGVVSLVRNYPVDGIQLDRIRYPDGGGWGYDPKTLARYRAETGTRGTPAPADPRWQDWKREQVTALVRRVALEVKALRPTAWVSAATITYGPPPLPGDLAAFHKTRTYADVLQDWPTWMREGLLDLNVLMNYKRDAVGDQGSWLDGWNAFAASVRGNAEVAGGTALYLNPPDVTASQATRTVASGLGWVGYSYRTPTLDVYGTRQTTGEGLNAIRTVLKAPGAPLATPLPWNGQPRNMHGLLGRVVGTATPGGRTVEALRGGQVIARTVTDGGGHYGFLNLAPGPVEVRVSGQRWAEPVPEVGVIRYPDLLVRDTAPAASGKP; this is encoded by the coding sequence GTGAAGACCTTCTCCCTCCCGCGCCTCGTCACGCTGCTGGCCCCCACCCTCTCGGTCCTGGCGCTCGCTCCCCTGGCAGCGGCGGAGGTGACCGCCCCGGTGACGACTCCGGTCGTCCCCGCCCCGGCGACCCCGGTTGCGCCAGCTCCGGCTGTGCCAACTCCAGCCACGACGGCGCCCGTCATCGCAGCTCCGGTCACGGCGGCTCCTCCTCCTGCGGTTCCCGTCCCGGCTCCGGCCGCCCCAGTCGTGGTGCCCACCCCGCCCATCAGCACCCTGCGCGGGTTGTGGGTGGACGCCTTCGGGCCGGGGCTCAAGACGCGCGCCCAGGTGGCCCAGGTGGTCGAGGAGGCCGCCGCGCTGGGGGTGAACACGCTGTTTGTGCAGGCGATTCGCCGGGGCGACTGCCTGTGCCTGCACTCCAGCCTGCCGCCGGTCACCGACGCCGACTTCGAGAAGAACTTCGATCCCCTGACCATCGTGACGCGGCTGGCCCATGCCCGCGGGATGCGGGTGATCGCGTGGGTCAGCGTGACGGGGGCCGTCAACGCGAAGGTGCCCAACAAGAACCCCCAGCATGTCGCACGGCTGCACGGGCCGAACGCGGGCGCGGCGTCGTGGCTCTCGCGCCGCCCGGACGGCTCCTGGCAGGAGGGGCTGGACGGCTGGCTCGACCCGGCAATCCCCGCCGCCGCCGACTTCATGGTGGCGGGTGTGGTCAGCCTGGTGCGGAACTACCCGGTGGACGGCATCCAGCTTGACCGCATCCGCTACCCCGACGGGGGAGGGTGGGGCTACGACCCCAAGACGCTGGCCCGCTACCGCGCCGAGACGGGAACGCGGGGCACGCCTGCTCCCGCCGATCCCCGCTGGCAGGACTGGAAGCGCGAGCAGGTCACGGCCCTGGTGCGCCGGGTGGCGCTGGAGGTCAAGGCCCTGCGTCCCACCGCCTGGGTGAGCGCGGCGACGATTACCTACGGCCCCCCGCCCTTGCCCGGCGACCTGGCGGCATTTCACAAGACCCGCACCTACGCTGATGTGCTTCAGGACTGGCCGACCTGGATGCGCGAGGGCCTGCTGGACCTCAACGTCCTGATGAACTACAAGCGCGACGCGGTGGGCGACCAGGGAAGCTGGCTGGACGGCTGGAACGCCTTCGCCGCCAGCGTGCGCGGCAACGCGGAGGTCGCGGGCGGCACGGCCCTGTACCTCAACCCACCTGACGTGACGGCCTCACAGGCGACCCGTACGGTGGCCTCGGGCCTGGGCTGGGTGGGGTACTCGTACCGCACGCCCACCCTGGACGTGTACGGCACCCGCCAGACCACCGGGGAGGGGCTGAATGCCATCCGCACCGTCCTGAAGGCTCCCGGCGCTCCCCTCGCCACGCCGCTGCCCTGGAATGGGCAGCCCCGCAACATGCATGGCCTGCTGGGGCGCGTGGTGGGCACCGCCACACCCGGCGGCCGGACGGTGGAGGCCCTGCGGGGTGGGCAGGTTATCGCCCGTACGGTCACGGACGGCGGCGGCCACTACGGCTTCCTGAACCTGGCCCCCGGCCCAGTGGAGGTGCGCGTCAGCGGCCAGCGCTGGGCCGAGCCGGTGCCGGAGGTGGGTGTAATCCGCTATCCCGACCTGCTCGTGCGGGACACCGCGCCCGCGGCGAGCGGAAAGCCGTAG